The following are encoded together in the Drosophila sechellia strain sech25 chromosome 3R, ASM438219v1, whole genome shotgun sequence genome:
- the LOC6607111 gene encoding RNA-binding protein Nova-1 isoform X2, producing the protein MESIMKVAMDKAAEQLIQQFGFDYLQQKLQLQHQNQHNSSPQQQQQQQQEPENEHLTYRYQQSKPTHMQQLACNYQPRHSTTTSSPSSTHSLASGGGSSSSISNSSSSDSNISNISNISNISNIGNISNSNHSNAAYSLAVHSYQKQIENPANPSHVPHHQMDLSPLRENGSPNGTPGAQTPTATASGNTVAALASAAAAAAATSGGNDSSITNCNSNNSSNAQQQLQLGNYKTNSCWCYGDTTYHMKILVPAVASGAIIGKGGETIASLQKDTGARVKMSKSHDFYPGTTERVCLITGSTEAIMVVMEFIMDKIREKPDLTNKIVDVESKQTQERDRQVKILVPNSTAGMIIGKGGAFIKQIKEESGSYVQISQKPKDVSLQERCITIIGDKENNKNACKMILSKIVEDPQSGTCLNVSYADVSGPVANFNPTGSPYATNQIAINSSTASLNSTLGTTISGANSASSLLVNGTGINLSINLGSPNPAPNLAVATQLLEHIKVAMRGSGYSETVTNEVVAALSVLAKYGVLGMGVGVSHTNGAHSTLGNFLGVTTLDQQTAAAASAATASNVFGAVGQVNLEQYAAAAAVAAAASRPTQSQLDAAAVQFDPFRHLGSATAPGATPVSLNNNSFGLTAATGTATTAQLGGLSKSPTPGDLSSKDSKNVEVPEVIIGAILGPNGRSLVEIQHVSGANVQISKKGIFAPGTRNRIVTITGQPSAIAKAQYLIEQKINEEETKRARQIPLTTVVN; encoded by the exons atggagaGTATTATGAAGGTGGCCATGGACAAGGCGGCCGAGCAGCTGATTCAGCAGTTTGGCTTTGATTACTTGCAGCAGaagctgcagttgcagcatCAGAACCAACACAACAGCAgcccacagcagcagcagcagcagcaacaagaacCAGAAAACGAACATCTCACATATCGATATCAGCAATCAAAGCCCACACATATGCAGCAATTAGCTTGTAACTATCAGCCACGACATTCCACAACCACGTCGTCGCCCTCATCCACACATTCGCTGgccagcggcggcggcagcagcagtagcatcagcaacagcagcagcagcgacagcaACATAAGCAACAtaagcaacatcagcaacatcagcaacatcggcaacatcagcaacagcaatcaTAGCAACGCTGCATACTCATTAGCCGTTCATAGCTATCAAAAGCAAATAGAAAACCCGGCTAATCCCAGTCATGTTCCGCATCATCAGATGGATCTGTCGCCCCTGAGGGAGAATGGTTCGCCGAATGGAACGCCAGGTGCCCAGACGCCGACTGCAACAGCGAGCGGCAACACGGTAGCAGCACtcgcatcagcagcagcagcagcagcagcaacatcaggaGGCAACGACAGCAGCATCaccaactgcaacagcaacaacagcagcaacgcgcaacagcaactgcagctggGCAACTATAAGACTAACTCCTGCTGGTGTTACG GCGACACAACGTATCACATGAAAATACTGGTGCCCGCGGTGGCCTCCGGGGCCATCATTGGCAAAGGTGGCGAGACGATCGCCTCCCTGCAGAAGGACACGGGTGCTAGGGTCAAGATGTCCAAGTCGCACGACTTCTACCCAG GCACAACCGAACGCGTGTGCCTGATCACCGGCTCCACGGAGGCCATCATGGTCGTGATGGAGTTCATCATGGACAAGATCCGCGAGAAGCCCGACCTGACCAACAAGATCGTCGATGTCGAGTCAAAACAGACACAGGAGCGCGACAGGCAGGTCAAGATCCTTGTGCCCAACTCGACCGCCGGCATGATCATTGGCAAGGGCGGAGCCTTCATTAAACAGATCAAGGAGGAGAGCGGCTCCTATGTCCAGATCTCGCAGAAGCCCAAGGATGTGTCGCTGCAGGAGCGCTGCATCACCATCATTGGCGACAAGGAGAACAATAAGAACGCCTGCAAGATGATCCTCTCGAAGATCGTCGAAGATCCCCAGTCGGGCACCTGCCTGAACGTATCCTACGCGGACGTCAGCGGCCCGGTGGCCAACTTTAATCCGACCGGCTCGCCGTACGCTACCAATCAGATTGCCATCAACTCGAGCACCGCCTCGTTGAACTCCACGTTGGGCACCACGATCAGCGGTGCAAATTCGGCGTCCAGCCTGCTAGTCAACGGCACCGGCATCAATTTGTCCATCAATCTGGGCTCACCCAATCCGGCGCCCAATCTAGCGGTTGCCACACAGCTGCTCGAGCATATTAAG GTTGCCATGCGCGGCTCTGGCTACTCGGAGACCGTAACGAACGAAGTTGTCGCCGCTCTGAGCGTGCTGGCCAAGTACGGTGTCCTTGGAATGGGCGTGGGTGTGTCGCACACCAACGGCGCCCACTCAACGCTGGGCAACTTCCTGGGCGTAACGACGCTGGACCAGCAGACTGCCGCTGCCGCATCTGCGGCCACCGCCAGCAATGTGTTCGGTGCCGTTGGCCAGGTGAATCTGGAGCAATATGCCGCAGCGGCGGCCGTTGCAGCTGCCGCCAGCCGGCCGACGCAGTCGCAACTGGACGCTGCCGCAGTGCAATTCGATCCATTCCGCCATTTGGGCTCGGCAACGGCGCCGGGCGCCACGCCCGTCTCACTGAACAACAATAGCTTTGGATTGACGGCAGCCACGGGAACGGCGACCACGGCGCAGCTGGGCGGCCTAAGCAAGAGTCCCACTCCCGGCGACCTGAGCTCCAAGGACTCGAAGAACGTCGAGGTGCCGGAAGTGATTATCGGCGCTATTCTAG GTCCGAACGGTCGTAGTTTAGTTGAAATTCAACATGTTTCTGGCGCAAATGTGCAAATTTCCAAAAAGGGCATATTCGCACCTGGCACTAGAAATCGCATTGTAACCATAACTGGTCAGCCGAGTGCCATTGCCAAAGCGCAATATCTAATTGAACAGAAAATCAACGAGGAGGAGACAAAGAGGGCGCGACAAATTCCATTAACCACTGTTgtgaattaa
- the LOC6607111 gene encoding RNA-binding protein Nova-1 isoform X10 gives MHDSLQKGDTTYHMKILVPAVASGAIIGKGGETIASLQKDTGARVKMSKSHDFYPGTTERVCLITGSTEAIMVVMEFIMDKIREKPDLTNKIVDVESKQTQERDRQVKILVPNSTAGMIIGKGGAFIKQIKEESGSYVQISQKPKDVSLQERCITIIGDKENNKNACKMILSKIVEDPQSGTCLNVSYADVSGPVANFNPTGSPYATNQIAINSSTASLNSTLGTTISGANSASSLLVNGTGINLSINLGSPNPAPNLAVATQLLEHIKVAMRGSGYSETVTNEVVAALSVLAKYGVLGMGVGVSHTNGAHSTLGNFLGVTTLDQQTAAAASAATASNVFGAVGQVNLEQYAAAAAVAAAASRPTQSQLDAAAVQFDPFRHLGSATAPGATPVSLNNNSFGLTAATGTATTAQLGGLSKSPTPGDLSSKDSKNVEVPEVIIGAILGPNGRSLVEIQHVSGANVQISKKGIFAPGTRNRIVTITGQPSAIAKAQYLIEQKINEEETKRARQIPLTTVVN, from the exons GCGACACAACGTATCACATGAAAATACTGGTGCCCGCGGTGGCCTCCGGGGCCATCATTGGCAAAGGTGGCGAGACGATCGCCTCCCTGCAGAAGGACACGGGTGCTAGGGTCAAGATGTCCAAGTCGCACGACTTCTACCCAG GCACAACCGAACGCGTGTGCCTGATCACCGGCTCCACGGAGGCCATCATGGTCGTGATGGAGTTCATCATGGACAAGATCCGCGAGAAGCCCGACCTGACCAACAAGATCGTCGATGTCGAGTCAAAACAGACACAGGAGCGCGACAGGCAGGTCAAGATCCTTGTGCCCAACTCGACCGCCGGCATGATCATTGGCAAGGGCGGAGCCTTCATTAAACAGATCAAGGAGGAGAGCGGCTCCTATGTCCAGATCTCGCAGAAGCCCAAGGATGTGTCGCTGCAGGAGCGCTGCATCACCATCATTGGCGACAAGGAGAACAATAAGAACGCCTGCAAGATGATCCTCTCGAAGATCGTCGAAGATCCCCAGTCGGGCACCTGCCTGAACGTATCCTACGCGGACGTCAGCGGCCCGGTGGCCAACTTTAATCCGACCGGCTCGCCGTACGCTACCAATCAGATTGCCATCAACTCGAGCACCGCCTCGTTGAACTCCACGTTGGGCACCACGATCAGCGGTGCAAATTCGGCGTCCAGCCTGCTAGTCAACGGCACCGGCATCAATTTGTCCATCAATCTGGGCTCACCCAATCCGGCGCCCAATCTAGCGGTTGCCACACAGCTGCTCGAGCATATTAAG GTTGCCATGCGCGGCTCTGGCTACTCGGAGACCGTAACGAACGAAGTTGTCGCCGCTCTGAGCGTGCTGGCCAAGTACGGTGTCCTTGGAATGGGCGTGGGTGTGTCGCACACCAACGGCGCCCACTCAACGCTGGGCAACTTCCTGGGCGTAACGACGCTGGACCAGCAGACTGCCGCTGCCGCATCTGCGGCCACCGCCAGCAATGTGTTCGGTGCCGTTGGCCAGGTGAATCTGGAGCAATATGCCGCAGCGGCGGCCGTTGCAGCTGCCGCCAGCCGGCCGACGCAGTCGCAACTGGACGCTGCCGCAGTGCAATTCGATCCATTCCGCCATTTGGGCTCGGCAACGGCGCCGGGCGCCACGCCCGTCTCACTGAACAACAATAGCTTTGGATTGACGGCAGCCACGGGAACGGCGACCACGGCGCAGCTGGGCGGCCTAAGCAAGAGTCCCACTCCCGGCGACCTGAGCTCCAAGGACTCGAAGAACGTCGAGGTGCCGGAAGTGATTATCGGCGCTATTCTAG GTCCGAACGGTCGTAGTTTAGTTGAAATTCAACATGTTTCTGGCGCAAATGTGCAAATTTCCAAAAAGGGCATATTCGCACCTGGCACTAGAAATCGCATTGTAACCATAACTGGTCAGCCGAGTGCCATTGCCAAAGCGCAATATCTAATTGAACAGAAAATCAACGAGGAGGAGACAAAGAGGGCGCGACAAATTCCATTAACCACTGTTgtgaattaa
- the LOC6607111 gene encoding RNA-binding protein Nova-1 isoform X4 translates to MLFARTTSSTSISPPAMMMQQHQQQTQQQQQQQQDLQQLGQQFHQQPAFQLQQSFCDTTYHMKILVPAVASGAIIGKGGETIASLQKDTGARVKMSKSHDFYPGTTERVCLITGSTEAIMVVMEFIMDKIREKPDLTNKIVDVESKQTQERDRQVKILVPNSTAGMIIGKGGAFIKQIKEESGSYVQISQKPKDVSLQERCITIIGDKENNKNACKMILSKIVEDPQSGTCLNVSYADVSGPVANFNPTGSPYATNQIAINSSTASLNSTLGTTISGANSASSLLVNGTGINLSINLGSPNPAPNLAVATQLLEHIKVAMRGSGYSETVTNEVVAALSVLAKYGVLGMGVGVSHTNGAHSTLGNFLGVTTLDQQTAAAASAATASNVFGAVGQVNLEQYAAAAAVAAAASRPTQSQLDAAAVQFDPFRHLGSATAPGATPVSLNNNSFGLTAATGTATTAQLGGLSKSPTPGDLSSKDSKNVEVPEVIIGAILGPNGRSLVEIQHVSGANVQISKKGIFAPGTRNRIVTITGQPSAIAKAQYLIEQKINEEETKRARQIPLTTVVN, encoded by the exons ATGTTGTTTGCCAGAACCACCTCGTCCACGTCGATCAGTCCGCCCGCGATGATgatgcagcagcaccagcagcagacgcaacagcagcagcagcagcagcaggatctTCAGCAGCTGGGACAGCAATTCCATCAGCAGCCAGCTTTTCAGCTACAGCAAAGCTTCT GCGACACAACGTATCACATGAAAATACTGGTGCCCGCGGTGGCCTCCGGGGCCATCATTGGCAAAGGTGGCGAGACGATCGCCTCCCTGCAGAAGGACACGGGTGCTAGGGTCAAGATGTCCAAGTCGCACGACTTCTACCCAG GCACAACCGAACGCGTGTGCCTGATCACCGGCTCCACGGAGGCCATCATGGTCGTGATGGAGTTCATCATGGACAAGATCCGCGAGAAGCCCGACCTGACCAACAAGATCGTCGATGTCGAGTCAAAACAGACACAGGAGCGCGACAGGCAGGTCAAGATCCTTGTGCCCAACTCGACCGCCGGCATGATCATTGGCAAGGGCGGAGCCTTCATTAAACAGATCAAGGAGGAGAGCGGCTCCTATGTCCAGATCTCGCAGAAGCCCAAGGATGTGTCGCTGCAGGAGCGCTGCATCACCATCATTGGCGACAAGGAGAACAATAAGAACGCCTGCAAGATGATCCTCTCGAAGATCGTCGAAGATCCCCAGTCGGGCACCTGCCTGAACGTATCCTACGCGGACGTCAGCGGCCCGGTGGCCAACTTTAATCCGACCGGCTCGCCGTACGCTACCAATCAGATTGCCATCAACTCGAGCACCGCCTCGTTGAACTCCACGTTGGGCACCACGATCAGCGGTGCAAATTCGGCGTCCAGCCTGCTAGTCAACGGCACCGGCATCAATTTGTCCATCAATCTGGGCTCACCCAATCCGGCGCCCAATCTAGCGGTTGCCACACAGCTGCTCGAGCATATTAAG GTTGCCATGCGCGGCTCTGGCTACTCGGAGACCGTAACGAACGAAGTTGTCGCCGCTCTGAGCGTGCTGGCCAAGTACGGTGTCCTTGGAATGGGCGTGGGTGTGTCGCACACCAACGGCGCCCACTCAACGCTGGGCAACTTCCTGGGCGTAACGACGCTGGACCAGCAGACTGCCGCTGCCGCATCTGCGGCCACCGCCAGCAATGTGTTCGGTGCCGTTGGCCAGGTGAATCTGGAGCAATATGCCGCAGCGGCGGCCGTTGCAGCTGCCGCCAGCCGGCCGACGCAGTCGCAACTGGACGCTGCCGCAGTGCAATTCGATCCATTCCGCCATTTGGGCTCGGCAACGGCGCCGGGCGCCACGCCCGTCTCACTGAACAACAATAGCTTTGGATTGACGGCAGCCACGGGAACGGCGACCACGGCGCAGCTGGGCGGCCTAAGCAAGAGTCCCACTCCCGGCGACCTGAGCTCCAAGGACTCGAAGAACGTCGAGGTGCCGGAAGTGATTATCGGCGCTATTCTAG GTCCGAACGGTCGTAGTTTAGTTGAAATTCAACATGTTTCTGGCGCAAATGTGCAAATTTCCAAAAAGGGCATATTCGCACCTGGCACTAGAAATCGCATTGTAACCATAACTGGTCAGCCGAGTGCCATTGCCAAAGCGCAATATCTAATTGAACAGAAAATCAACGAGGAGGAGACAAAGAGGGCGCGACAAATTCCATTAACCACTGTTgtgaattaa
- the LOC6607111 gene encoding RNA-binding protein Nova-1 isoform X8 — translation MAEDATMEACPSPEIGDSRKRPLDSDPENEQTKRSHFSSGDTTYHMKILVPAVASGAIIGKGGETIASLQKDTGARVKMSKSHDFYPGTTERVCLITGSTEAIMVVMEFIMDKIREKPDLTNKIVDVESKQTQERDRQVKILVPNSTAGMIIGKGGAFIKQIKEESGSYVQISQKPKDVSLQERCITIIGDKENNKNACKMILSKIVEDPQSGTCLNVSYADVSGPVANFNPTGSPYATNQIAINSSTASLNSTLGTTISGANSASSLLVNGTGINLSINLGSPNPAPNLAVATQLLEHIKVAMRGSGYSETVTNEVVAALSVLAKYGVLGMGVGVSHTNGAHSTLGNFLGVTTLDQQTAAAASAATASNVFGAVGQVNLEQYAAAAAVAAAASRPTQSQLDAAAVQFDPFRHLGSATAPGATPVSLNNNSFGLTAATGTATTAQLGGLSKSPTPGDLSSKDSKNVEVPEVIIGAILGPNGRSLVEIQHVSGANVQISKKGIFAPGTRNRIVTITGQPSAIAKAQYLIEQKINEEETKRARQIPLTTVVN, via the exons ATGGCCGAAGACGCTACCATGGAGGCATGTCCAAGTCCTGAAATCGGCGACTCACGCAAAAGGCCACTCGATTCCGATCCGGAAAATGAACAAACTAAACGCTCACATTTCAGTTCCG GCGACACAACGTATCACATGAAAATACTGGTGCCCGCGGTGGCCTCCGGGGCCATCATTGGCAAAGGTGGCGAGACGATCGCCTCCCTGCAGAAGGACACGGGTGCTAGGGTCAAGATGTCCAAGTCGCACGACTTCTACCCAG GCACAACCGAACGCGTGTGCCTGATCACCGGCTCCACGGAGGCCATCATGGTCGTGATGGAGTTCATCATGGACAAGATCCGCGAGAAGCCCGACCTGACCAACAAGATCGTCGATGTCGAGTCAAAACAGACACAGGAGCGCGACAGGCAGGTCAAGATCCTTGTGCCCAACTCGACCGCCGGCATGATCATTGGCAAGGGCGGAGCCTTCATTAAACAGATCAAGGAGGAGAGCGGCTCCTATGTCCAGATCTCGCAGAAGCCCAAGGATGTGTCGCTGCAGGAGCGCTGCATCACCATCATTGGCGACAAGGAGAACAATAAGAACGCCTGCAAGATGATCCTCTCGAAGATCGTCGAAGATCCCCAGTCGGGCACCTGCCTGAACGTATCCTACGCGGACGTCAGCGGCCCGGTGGCCAACTTTAATCCGACCGGCTCGCCGTACGCTACCAATCAGATTGCCATCAACTCGAGCACCGCCTCGTTGAACTCCACGTTGGGCACCACGATCAGCGGTGCAAATTCGGCGTCCAGCCTGCTAGTCAACGGCACCGGCATCAATTTGTCCATCAATCTGGGCTCACCCAATCCGGCGCCCAATCTAGCGGTTGCCACACAGCTGCTCGAGCATATTAAG GTTGCCATGCGCGGCTCTGGCTACTCGGAGACCGTAACGAACGAAGTTGTCGCCGCTCTGAGCGTGCTGGCCAAGTACGGTGTCCTTGGAATGGGCGTGGGTGTGTCGCACACCAACGGCGCCCACTCAACGCTGGGCAACTTCCTGGGCGTAACGACGCTGGACCAGCAGACTGCCGCTGCCGCATCTGCGGCCACCGCCAGCAATGTGTTCGGTGCCGTTGGCCAGGTGAATCTGGAGCAATATGCCGCAGCGGCGGCCGTTGCAGCTGCCGCCAGCCGGCCGACGCAGTCGCAACTGGACGCTGCCGCAGTGCAATTCGATCCATTCCGCCATTTGGGCTCGGCAACGGCGCCGGGCGCCACGCCCGTCTCACTGAACAACAATAGCTTTGGATTGACGGCAGCCACGGGAACGGCGACCACGGCGCAGCTGGGCGGCCTAAGCAAGAGTCCCACTCCCGGCGACCTGAGCTCCAAGGACTCGAAGAACGTCGAGGTGCCGGAAGTGATTATCGGCGCTATTCTAG GTCCGAACGGTCGTAGTTTAGTTGAAATTCAACATGTTTCTGGCGCAAATGTGCAAATTTCCAAAAAGGGCATATTCGCACCTGGCACTAGAAATCGCATTGTAACCATAACTGGTCAGCCGAGTGCCATTGCCAAAGCGCAATATCTAATTGAACAGAAAATCAACGAGGAGGAGACAAAGAGGGCGCGACAAATTCCATTAACCACTGTTgtgaattaa
- the LOC6607111 gene encoding RNA-binding protein Nova-1 isoform X7, with protein sequence MAEDATMEACPSPEIGDSRKRPLDSDPENEQTKRSHFSSGESVCSGIEVEIENNNNNHIHHGDTTYHMKILVPAVASGAIIGKGGETIASLQKDTGARVKMSKSHDFYPGTTERVCLITGSTEAIMVVMEFIMDKIREKPDLTNKIVDVESKQTQERDRQVKILVPNSTAGMIIGKGGAFIKQIKEESGSYVQISQKPKDVSLQERCITIIGDKENNKNACKMILSKIVEDPQSGTCLNVSYADVSGPVANFNPTGSPYATNQIAINSSTASLNSTLGTTISGANSASSLLVNGTGINLSINLGSPNPAPNLAVATQLLEHIKVAMRGSGYSETVTNEVVAALSVLAKYGVLGMGVGVSHTNGAHSTLGNFLGVTTLDQQTAAAASAATASNVFGAVGQVNLEQYAAAAAVAAAASRPTQSQLDAAAVQFDPFRHLGSATAPGATPVSLNNNSFGLTAATGTATTAQLGGLSKSPTPGDLSSKDSKNVEVPEVIIGAILGPNGRSLVEIQHVSGANVQISKKGIFAPGTRNRIVTITGQPSAIAKAQYLIEQKINEEETKRARQIPLTTVVN encoded by the exons ATGGCCGAAGACGCTACCATGGAGGCATGTCCAAGTCCTGAAATCGGCGACTCACGCAAAAGGCCACTCGATTCCGATCCGGAAAATGAACAAACTAAACGCTCACATTTCAGTTCCG GTGAGTCAGTTTGTTCTGGAATTGAggttgaaattgaaaataataacaataatcatATTCATCATG GCGACACAACGTATCACATGAAAATACTGGTGCCCGCGGTGGCCTCCGGGGCCATCATTGGCAAAGGTGGCGAGACGATCGCCTCCCTGCAGAAGGACACGGGTGCTAGGGTCAAGATGTCCAAGTCGCACGACTTCTACCCAG GCACAACCGAACGCGTGTGCCTGATCACCGGCTCCACGGAGGCCATCATGGTCGTGATGGAGTTCATCATGGACAAGATCCGCGAGAAGCCCGACCTGACCAACAAGATCGTCGATGTCGAGTCAAAACAGACACAGGAGCGCGACAGGCAGGTCAAGATCCTTGTGCCCAACTCGACCGCCGGCATGATCATTGGCAAGGGCGGAGCCTTCATTAAACAGATCAAGGAGGAGAGCGGCTCCTATGTCCAGATCTCGCAGAAGCCCAAGGATGTGTCGCTGCAGGAGCGCTGCATCACCATCATTGGCGACAAGGAGAACAATAAGAACGCCTGCAAGATGATCCTCTCGAAGATCGTCGAAGATCCCCAGTCGGGCACCTGCCTGAACGTATCCTACGCGGACGTCAGCGGCCCGGTGGCCAACTTTAATCCGACCGGCTCGCCGTACGCTACCAATCAGATTGCCATCAACTCGAGCACCGCCTCGTTGAACTCCACGTTGGGCACCACGATCAGCGGTGCAAATTCGGCGTCCAGCCTGCTAGTCAACGGCACCGGCATCAATTTGTCCATCAATCTGGGCTCACCCAATCCGGCGCCCAATCTAGCGGTTGCCACACAGCTGCTCGAGCATATTAAG GTTGCCATGCGCGGCTCTGGCTACTCGGAGACCGTAACGAACGAAGTTGTCGCCGCTCTGAGCGTGCTGGCCAAGTACGGTGTCCTTGGAATGGGCGTGGGTGTGTCGCACACCAACGGCGCCCACTCAACGCTGGGCAACTTCCTGGGCGTAACGACGCTGGACCAGCAGACTGCCGCTGCCGCATCTGCGGCCACCGCCAGCAATGTGTTCGGTGCCGTTGGCCAGGTGAATCTGGAGCAATATGCCGCAGCGGCGGCCGTTGCAGCTGCCGCCAGCCGGCCGACGCAGTCGCAACTGGACGCTGCCGCAGTGCAATTCGATCCATTCCGCCATTTGGGCTCGGCAACGGCGCCGGGCGCCACGCCCGTCTCACTGAACAACAATAGCTTTGGATTGACGGCAGCCACGGGAACGGCGACCACGGCGCAGCTGGGCGGCCTAAGCAAGAGTCCCACTCCCGGCGACCTGAGCTCCAAGGACTCGAAGAACGTCGAGGTGCCGGAAGTGATTATCGGCGCTATTCTAG GTCCGAACGGTCGTAGTTTAGTTGAAATTCAACATGTTTCTGGCGCAAATGTGCAAATTTCCAAAAAGGGCATATTCGCACCTGGCACTAGAAATCGCATTGTAACCATAACTGGTCAGCCGAGTGCCATTGCCAAAGCGCAATATCTAATTGAACAGAAAATCAACGAGGAGGAGACAAAGAGGGCGCGACAAATTCCATTAACCACTGTTgtgaattaa